Proteins encoded in a region of the Podospora pseudopauciseta strain CBS 411.78 chromosome 6, whole genome shotgun sequence genome:
- a CDS encoding hypothetical protein (EggNog:ENOG503PGY3), giving the protein MHSNRATLFLSASYVLFLPCFSLPLHESPLQQPAALAPRATYAVVNIDGGGSGTTPGGSPGGSPGGGIGAGSPGTSGPGGSGGSGGSGTGNQPAPNPVTITVVQTPPTKTAVQTVFMTSPAVTNRITDTVVVTKTVQIVNIEPTSTPATSTAHPLPTSSAQPVVPIEPSHLTSTLVSISSFLSSSTATPTSVLPSTTDVIVVTSIAAVPEPSLNSSTTYDDGKWHTTYPAWNGTLDRRSNRSRFRQRAAP; this is encoded by the coding sequence ATGCATTCCAACCGAGCAACTCTATTTCTTTCAGCATCCTACGTTCTCTTTCTTCCTTGTTTCTCTCTGCCGCTCCATGAGTCGCCGTTACAACAACCAGCAGCCCTAGCGCCCAGGGCGACCTATGCGGTAGTCAATATCGATGGAGGAGGTTCCGGCACGACTCCGGGTGGGTCTCCGGGAGGGTCCCCAGGAGGAGGGATCGGCGCTGGCAGCCCCGGCACTTCCGGCCCCGGTGGTTCAGGGGGCTCAGGGGGGTCCGGTACCGGCAATCAGCCCGCCCCGAACCCCGTGACCATCACCGTGGTACAGACGCCTCCTACCAAGACAGCTGTTCAAACAGTTTTTATGACGTCGCCCGCAGTCACAAATCGTATCACAGACACTGTCGTCGTGACGAAAACGGTTCAGATTGTCAATATCGAGCCCACATCCACGCCTGCAACTAGCACGGCTCACCCTCTCCCGACATCGTCGGCCCAACCAGTGGTACCCATCGAACCCTCACACTTGACGTCAACACTGGTGTCGATCTCGTCCTTTTTGAGCTCGTCAACAGCGACACCAACTTCAGTCCTACCCTCAACCACCGATGTCATAGTCGTCACTTCGATTGCTGCTGTCCCCGAACCAAGTTTGAACAGCAGCACGACATACGATGACGGAAAATGGCACACCACATATCCAGCTTGGAACGGGACCTTGGACCGCCGGTCCAATCGTTCTCGGTTCCGGCAACGGGCTGCCCCCTGA